The region CTCAACGGCTACAAGACCGGCGACCCGTTCATCGAGGACCCGCATCCGTCCGTCGCGGAGCGGCCGGGAGGCCTCCCCGCGGATGTCGACGTCCTGATCATCGGGTGCGGTCCGGCCGGTCTGGTCCTGGCTGCACAGATGGCCAACTTCCCCGACATCAGGACCGTGGTCGTCGACCGCAAGGACGGTCCGCTCGAGGTGGGCCAGGCCGACGGGGTCGCCTGCCGCAGCGTGGAGATGTTCGAGGCGTTCGGCCTGGCTGATCGTCTGGTCGAGGAGGCGTACCGGGTCAACGAGGTCGCCTTCTGGCGGCCGGACCCGGACGACCCGAGCAAGATCAAGCGGACGGGGCGCATCCAGGATGTCGAAGAAGGCTTGTCGGAGATGCCGCACGTGATCGTCAACCAAGCGCGGATGCTCGACTACCTCCTGGACCACATGGAGCGGTCGGCAAGCAGGTTGGAGCCGTTCTACGGCCTCCACGCCAGCGACGTCCAGATCGACGGCAGCGGCTCGTCGGAGTACCCGGTGACGGTCACCCTGCAGCACATGAAGGACTTCGAGGAGACCGGGGAGACCTCGACTGTCCGGGCCAAGTACGTCGTCGGCAGCGACGGCTCACGCAGCGGCACCCGGACCGCGATCGGCCGCGAACTGGTCGGCGACCCGATGAACCAGTCCTGGGGTGTCATGGACGCCTTTGCGGTCACCGACTTCCCGGACATCCGGCTCAAGTGCGCGATCCACTCCGCCAACCAGGGCAACATCCTCATCATCCCGCGTGAGGGCGGATACATGGTCCGGTTCTACGTCGCGCTGGACAATGTCCGGGACAAGGAGATGCTCGACAACCGGAATGTCACCCCGGAGAAGCTGGCCACGGTCGCGAACCGGATCCTGCACCCGTACACCGTCGAGGTCGAAGACGTCGCATGGTGGGCGGTGTACGAGATCGGCCAGCGTCTGTGCGACAAGTTCGACGACGTGCCGGTAGCGGAGATGGCCACCCGTCTGCCGCGGGTGTTCATCGCGGGCGATGCCTGCCACACGCACAGCGCCAAGGCCGGTCAGGGCATGAACGTGTCCATGGCCGACACCTGGAACCTCGGGTGGAAGCTGGGCGCCGTCCTCAGGGGACGGCCAAGCCGGAACTGCTGCACACCTATTCCGAGGAACGCCAGAAGATCGCCGAGCAGCTCATCGATTTCGACCGCGAGTTCTCCAAGATGTTCAGCGCCCACCCGACCGAGTCCGGTGACAGTGACGATGTAGAGGGTGTCGACCCGGAGGAGTTCCAGCAGTACTTCATCACGCAAGGCCGCTTCACCGCGGGAGTCGCGACCATATACGCCCCGTCGATGATCACCGCCGAGGCGATGTTCCAGCACCTCGCCGAGGGCTTCCCGGTCGGGATGCGCTTCCACTCCGCCCCGGTTGTCCGGTTGGCCGACGCCAAGCCCGTCCACCTCGGCCATGTCGCCCGGGCGGACGGCGCCTGGCGCCTCTACATCTTCGCCGACCAGAAGGACCCGACGGGCGGAGACTCCCATTTCCGAGGTTTGTGCGAGTTCTTGGAGTCGGACGCGTCTCCGATCAAGTGCTTCACGCCGGCCGGGGCCGATCCCGACTCGGTGATCGATGTCCGTGCCGTCTTCCAGCAGGGGCATCGTGACCTGGCCGTCGACAAGATGCCGTCGGTCCTGCTGCCGAAGAAGGGCAAACTCGGCCTGGTCGACTACGAGAAGATGTTCTGCCCCGACCCGAAGGCCGATGACATCTTCGCGCTGCGAGGCGTGAACCGCGAGACGGGCTGCATGGTCGTCGTCCGCCCGGACCAGTACGTCTCGCACGTGCTCCCACTGCACGGACACGAGGCACTGGCCGACTTCTTCGCCGGGATCCTGATCGACGCCGAGTAGGGCCGACACGTCCGGCGCCGTCTACGTGCCGTGACGCACCGGCGCTGCCGGGGAGGGGGTGGGGGCGAGCCAGGCCAGGGCGGCGGTGACCAGGGCTTCGGTGCCGGTGTCGAGGGTTGGCTGGATGACCGGCGCGAACCGGGCGGAGTGGTTGACCGGGAGGTCGCGGCTGAGGGTGCCGGCCGCCTCGGCGGCGCGGTAGGTGTCGGGGTCGGTTCCGCCGATGCCCCAGTAGGTGTAGGCGACCTCCGTGCACGGTGATCCGCAGGCTGTCAGCGGCGGAGAGCACCGCGCCGCGGCGGGTGCCGACCTGCCCGGCGGGGCATGGGCAGGACATGCTGGCCGAGCGTCGGTCAGCGCGATCGGTGTGCCGTGCTGCAGCAGGGTGTCGCGAATCGCCCCGCCACCCAGCCCGGACATGATCGCCAACGCCGCGAACCCGATGGGATCGAGCCGTTCGTGGCGGGCAATCACCCCACCGAGCACGGCATTCGCGAACACCCCGGTCAGGTCAACGTCGCGAAAGACCTCGCTGACCGCCCCCTCAACGCATCTCGGCGCGCCATGCCACGTCCGGCGATCGCCACTTCCAACGACGCTCAGCTCAGCATGCCGTCCACGGGCCCGCGGACGAGCCGACACCACTCCCGGTGGGTGGTCGGCCGACCTGCTCGTGGCCGCCCTCGATGCGTCCAAGGGATCACCGGTGACCGTCGGATCGGAGGACGAGTCGCTGCCGCTCGCCCCAACCGCGGGCCTGCCGATCACGACTGGCTGAGTCTGCGGAGCGTGTACCGCCCCGGGCGGGGCCCAACCCGTCCGGTCCCCGGCAGATTCCCCCGCAGCAGCGGTGACCGGCGCATGGAGCCGACGCCTCCGGGCAACTACCGGAGCGAACAGCGGATCGATCGACCGGGAGGAGTGCGGCATGGCTGTGTGCGAAGTGTGCGGGTTCATCGCCGCTCGCCCTATCCGTGGCGTGCTGGGCATTCACAGGGGTTCCCAGCTGGATTCCTTTCGCCGAATCCAGCTGGGGAATCCGTAGCTTCGCCGGAGTCGCCGGGGAAAGGGCGCCGTCCGTAGGCTCGGGTGATGGAGGAGGGGGCCCCGGGACGCCCGTTCCGGCCGGACATCGAGGGCCTGCGGGCCGTCGCGGTCCTGGCCGTCGTCCTCTTCCACGCGGCGGTGCCGCGGATCGCCGGCGGGTTCGTCGGCGTGGACGTCTTCTTCGTGCTCTCCGGGTTCCTGATCACCGGCCTGCTGTGGCGCGAGGTGGGGAAGACCGGCCGGGCGCGGCCTGCCCGGTTCTACGCTGCGCGGGCGCGTCGGTTGCTGCCGTCCGCGATCACGGTCCTCGTCGCCACGGCGGCGGTCGCGACCGCCGTGCTGCCGCCGCTGCAGGTCCGCAGGGTGCTCGGCGACGCCGTGGCCAACGCGCTCTACGTGGGCAACTACCGCCTGGCCCTGCAGGGCACGGATTACCTCGCGGAGAACCAAGCGCCCTCTCCGTTCCAGCACTACTGGTCGCTGGGTGTCGAGGAGCAGTTCTACCTGCTCTGGCCGACGCTGGTCGTGCTCGCCGCGGTGCTCGGCCGGCGTCTCGCGCGGCGGTCGGCCACCCCGGTCGTGGCGCCGTTCGCCGCGCTCGCCCTGGTGACGGGGGCCTCGTTCGCAGGCTCCCTCGCATGGACCAACACGAGCCCGCCCTGGGCCTACTTCTCGCTGCCGACGCGGGCGTGGGAGCTCGGCGTCGGTGGGCTGGTGGCGCTGGGCGTGCCGCTCTGGCACCGGGCGCCGCCCGCTGTCGCGGGGCTCTCGGGCTGGGCGGGGCTCGCTCTCGTGGTGGGCAGCTGCGTGCTGCTCAGCGGCTCGACGCCGTTCCCGGGGACAGCGGCGCTCGCCCCCGTCCTCGGGACGGCGCTGGTGATCGCCGCCGGATGCGCCGGGCCCGCATGGGGGGCCGGAGCGGTGCTCGGGCTGCCGCCGCTGCGGGCGGTCGGGCGCGTGTCGTACTCCTGGTACCTGTGGCACTGGCCGGTCCTCGTGCTGGCTCCCGCGGTCCTCGGTCACCCGCTGGGGCTGCCGGCCCGGCTGGCCGCGGCCGCGGTCTCGGGCGTGCTCGCGGCGGGCACCCTCGTCCTGGTCGAGAACCCGGTCCGCTTCGCCGCGCCACTGCACCGCTCGCCGCTACGCAGCCTGCTCGTCGGCGGCGGACTGACCGCGGCCGGCGTCTGCGCCGCGTTGATGGCGCTCGTCCTGGCGCCGGCGACGGTGGGGCACGGAGCCGCGATTGCCGCGCCGAAGCTCGGCGTCCCGGACGGCTCGACAGGGCCGACGGCGCCCGCTCCCGACCCGCGAGAGGCGCAGCTGCAGGCGCTCACCCGCCAGGTGCAGACGGCGGTGGCAGCCGCGGCCGGCGCCCGGGCTGTGCCGACCAACCTCACGCCACCCCTGGCACAGGCGTCCTCCGACACGGCCTTGCCCTTCCAGAACGGTTGCGATCAGAGCTACACCACCTCCGCGCAGCCGCCCTGCGTGTTCGGTGACCCGGCGGGGACGTCGACGGTCGCGCTGGTCGGCGACTCGCACTCCGCCAACTGGTATCCGACGGTCGAGCCACTGGCCGAGCAACGGCACTGGCGCCTCGACGTCCTCGCGAAGGCCACGTGCCCGTTCCTGCTGGATCTGCCCACCAGGAGCCCCTACCTCGGCCGGGAGTTCACCGAGTGCGAGCAGTGGCGGGCGACGGTGCTCAGCCGGCTGCAGGCCGAGCACCCCTCGCTCGTACTGCTGGCCATGTCCCGCCGGTACGGCGCCGACTTCGACTTCACCTCCTACGACGCCTCGTGGCAGGCCGCGCTGACCCGAACCGTGGCCACACTGCGGGCCGCCGGGTCGACCGTCCTCGTGCTGGGGCCTGTGCCGGACCCGCGCACCTGGGCGCCCACCTGCCTGTCCGACCACCTCGACTCCGCGACCGCCTGCGCCCCGGACCGGGCCGCAGCGGTGAACGCGCAGGGCATCGCCGCGGAGGACGCGGCGACCCGGACCGGTGGCGGCCGCTTCGCCGACCTGGCCGACCTGTTCTGCACCGCCGACACGTGCCCGCTGATCGTGGCCAACGACCTCGTCTACCGCGACGACAACCACATCACCGTCGAGTACGCCGCGATGCTGGCCCCCGTGATGGCCGCGGAGATCGACAGCGCACTGCCGGGAGGATGAGGCGGGATCGCGGAGGACGCAGAAGGAGACGAGGGCGACCGCGGGCAGCTGAGCAACGTCGTCTGAACGAGACGCGGGGTCCGCCCACTGCTGCCACGCACCGACCCACACCAGCAGGGCCGGCCACGCCATCCTCACGGTCAAACCGACGCTCTAAGCTGGTTCCCAGCTGGGTAGAACGAGGCGATGAGCCTGGTTCGGCGCCTACAGTGGGGGGTGTTGCGCTGCCGGTACGCCCGGCGCCCGCCGGCTACCCGGCGCAGTCAGGAAGTGCGACATGTTCGAACGGTTCACCGACGGCGCACGGCGGGTGGTCGTCCTGGCGAAGGAAGAGGCCAGGATGCTCGACCACAACTACATCGGCACCGAGCACCTCCTGCTGGGGCTGATCCACGAGGATGAGGGCGTCGCGGCGAAGGCGCTCGAGTCGCTGGGCATCGCCCTCGACGGGGTCCGCCATCAGGTCGAGGAGATCATCGGCCAGGGTCGGCAGGCGCCCAGTGAGCACATCCCCTTCACCCCGAGGGCGAAGAAGGTCCTGGAGCTGTCGCTGCGTGAGGCGCTGCAGCTGGGCCACAACTACGTCGGCACCGAGCACATCCTGCTCGGGCTGATCCGCGAGGGCGAGGGCATTGCCGCGCGGGTGCTGTTCAAGCTCGGCGCCGACCTCGGCCGGGTGCGCCAGCAGGTGCTGCAGCAGCTCTCCGGCGACCCAGAGCCGGAACCCGGCACCGGCGCCTCGAGTGCTCCCGGCGAGATTGTCCCGGCCGGGTCGCCGCTGTTGGATCAGTTCGGCCGCAACCTGACCCAGCAGGCCCGCGAGGGCAAGCTGGACCCGGTCATCGGCCGCGAGAAGGAGATCGAGCGGGTCATGCAGGTGCTCTCGCGGCGCACCAAGAACAACCCCGCTCTGGTGGGTGAGGCCGGAGTGGGCAAGACCGCCGTCGTCGAGGGGCTGGCCCAGGACATCGTCAAGGGCGAGGTCCCGGAGACGCTGAAGGACAAGCAGCTCTACACCCTGGATATGGGCTCGCTGGTGGCCGGTTCGCGGTATCGGGGTGACTTCGAGGAGCGGCTGAAGAAGGTGCTCAAGGAGATCCGCACCCGGGGCGACATCATCCTGTTCATCGACGAGATGCACACCCTGGTGGGTGCGGGTGCCGCCGAGGGCGCGATCGACGCCGCGAGCATCCTCAAGCCGATGCTGGCCCGTGGCGAGCTGCAGACCGTCGGCGCGACCACGCTCGACGAGTACCGCAAGCACGTGGAGAAGGACCCCGCCCTGGAGCGCCGTTTCCAGCCGATCCAGGTCGCCGAGCCGAGCGTCACGCACACCATCGAGATCCTCAAGGGCCTGCGGGACCGCTACGAGGCGCACCACCGGGTCAGTTACACCGACGCGGCGCTGGTCGCCGCCGCCACGCTGGCGGACCGCTACATCTCGGACCGGTTCCTGCCGGACAAGGCGATCGACCTGATCGACGAGGCCGGTGCCCGGATGCGGATCCGCCGGATGACCGCGCCGCCACAGCTGCGCGAGTTCGACGAGAAGATCGCGAACGTGCGCCGGGACAAGGAGCTGGCGATCGACGGCCAGGACTTCAAGCGGGCCGTACAGCTGCGCAACTGGGAGAAGACCCTGCTCGGCGATAAGTCCGAGTGGGAGAAGCAGTGGCGGGCTGGTGGCCTGGACGTCGTGGCCGAGGTCGACGACGAGCAGATCGCCGAGGTCCTGGGCAACTGGACCGGCATCCCGGTCTTCAAGCTGACCGAGGCCGAGACCACTCGTCTGCTCCGCATGGAGGACGAAGTCCACAAGCGGATCATCGGCCAGGGCGAGGCCGTCAAGTCGGTCGCCAAGGCGATCCGCCGGACCCGTGCCGGGCTGAAGGACCCGAAGCGCCCCTCCGGCTCGTTCATCTTCGCCGGCCCGTCCGGTGTCGGTAAGACCGAGCTCTCGAAGGCGCTGGCGAACTTCCTGTTCGGCGAGGACGACGCGCTCATCCAGATCGACATGGGCGAGTTCCAGGACCGCTACACCGCCTCGCGGCTCTTCGGTGCCCCTCCCGGGTACGTGGGCTACGAGGAGGGCGGCCAGCTCACCGAGAAGGTGCGGCGCAAGCCGTTCTCGGTCGTGCTGTTCGACGAGATCGAGAAGGCCCACCAGGAGATCTACAACACGCTCCTGCAGGTCCTCGAGGACGGCCGTCTCACCGACGGCCAGGGTCGCACGGTCGACTTCAAGAACACCGTGCTGATCTTCACCTCGAACCTGGGTACCCAGGACATCTCGAAGGCGGTCGGGCTCGGCTTCGCGCAGAGCAACGACGAGGCGTCGAACTACGAGCGGATGAAGACGAAGGTCAACGACGAGCTGAAGAAGCACTTCAGGCCGGAGTTCTTGAACCGCATCGACGACATCGTCGTGTTCCACCCGCTGACCGAGCCGCAGATCGTCTCCATGGTGGATCTGATGATCGCTCGGGTCGAGGCGGCGCTGCGGACCAAGGACATGGCGATCGAGCTCATGCCGAACGCGCGCACGCTGCTCGCCCGCCGGGGCTTCGACCTGGTGCTCGGCGCGCGGCCGCTGCGCCGCACGATCCAGCGCGAGATCGAGGACCGGCTCTCGGAGAAGCTCCTGTTCGGCGAGATCGCGCCCGGCCAGATCGTCATCATCGACACCCAAGGCTTCGACCCCACCGACACCACCCGCACCGCGCAGGACAAGGCCCACTTCGTCTTCCATGGCCAGCCCAAGCCCGCCCTCAGCGTGCCCGACACCCTCCCCGTCGCCATGAGCGAGGAATAGCAGCGCCCCGGCGCAGGACCGGACACCAGAGTCGCCCGCGACGCAAAGTCAGAGGTACCCGCGAGGCGAAGCCAGAGCTACCTCGCGAGGCCGTTGACTTCGGCCGCAGGAGGCGCCGGGGAACTCCAGGCCTCCGCACAGCTCCGCGGCCGAACTCGGCGGCCGGTCAACGACAGCTGGATCGCGGCGAGTCGCCTCGTCCGAGACCTGCCGCTGGCGACGTCCTGCGAGGCCCCGTCGCAGGCGCGCTCGGCGGCCACGGCCCGGTCCACCGCCTCGACCGCATGCGCGGCGGCGGCACCGGCGGCGTCCTGCACCTCGGCCGCGCGATAGGCGGCGGCCTGGTGAGCGCCCCGTGTCCGCGGCCTCGGCGAAGGCAGCGTCCCGCTTGGCGAGCGCATCGCGGGCAGTGTCGGTACCCACACATCGCGGGGAACTCGCGGAATGAACCGAACCGCCTGAAGTTTGGCCACCCGGCACACGCCGCCCGTCCGGCGGACAACACGGTCGGACCAGCGGATTCGGAGGGGACGCCCAGTCGGCCGGGCCCGCCCACGGTCCGCTGCAACCGGCCGGCCGCCATGTCACGTCACGGACGCCACGGTGTGACGCTCGCCCGGACAACGGGCTCCATCCCGGTCGGCGCGCCTAGGCTGCCGCTGGTGAACACGCCACCACCTGCACCCGGACTGACACGGACCTGCCCGTGGTGCGCCGAGGCCCGTGTCATTGCGTTCAGCGACGAGGGGCTCGTCCGCGCCCTCTCCCGGCACCTCGAGAGCTGCCCGGGTGCGACGACGGACGAACCGCCGCCGGCCACCTGACGCCGCGACGGCGGCGGAGCGCCGTCGTCTGGCAGGTCACGCGCGGAGGTGCGCCTTGCCGATGACCCCGTACACGCCCGTGAGTGCAGGCGAGGATGAGCGAGCGATCGCTCACTCCGCCGGGACCCAGGTCGTGAGGTCCTGCCAGCCCAGCGCACGCCGGGGGTTCAGCGCCGGAGGCTGGACCGCTTCCGGATGGCCGAGACACACGATCGGCTCCGGGACCCATCCCGCGGGCACCGCCAGCACCACGCCGACCGCGGCGCGGCTGAACGAGCTCACCGGGCCGGCGCCCACACCCAGGGCGTGCGCGGCGAGCAGCATGGTCGCGGCGGCGGTGCCGACGTCGACGGACAGTCCCGGTGCGTCCGGCCGGAATCCGTAGGCCTCCGCCGAGGCCCGGTCGACGCAGATCGTCACCGCCGCCGTCGGGCGCTGGATCATCCCCGGCGACACCATGCGCAGCACCCGGAGCGTGCCGGGATCGACGGTCGCCACGAACCGCTGGAGGTGCCGGTTCCCGGCGGTGGGCGCCCAACGGCCGGCGTCGAGGACCGCCTCGACCGTGTCGCGCCCGACCGGCTCCTCCGTCATCGCCCGGACCACGCGACGGCTCCGGATGGCGGCAAGCACGGGATCGGTCACGCCGGGCCCGTCGTCCCCGGAGCCGACGCGTACCGCGCGAGAAGAATCTCCGCGACCGAGCGGCACACCTCGTCCAGGCGCGCCACGTAGCCGTCGCGGTCGTCCCGGGGCACGGCCAACAGCGGCATCGTCCGGAGCGGGCCGTCCACCAGCGCGCCCGTCCTGTCCCGCGACCGCGAGTCGATCTTCTCGGCGAGCCGGTGCGCGGCCGTGAGCAGCCTCATCGGGCCGTACTCGGCGGCTTCGTCGACCTGGGTACGGGCGGCGGTGACGAGGTAGGCGAGCAACTCCAGCGCGTCGTCCTCGTCGAGGACCCAGGCGGCGGACATGCGCCTCATCGTGGCCCCCGGCGTGCGACACGCCAAGAGCCGCTGCCTCGGGGGCCCGGACGGTGGGGGGCAGCGTCCGCCCGCCACGAACGGTGAGCGCGACACCGCGCCGGGAACCGGCTCTGCCGGTCACGACACGAGGCCCCCGATGACCAGCGGCAGCACCGCCCCACCCCCGATCCCGAGCAGCACCGACACCGCGGCGGCGAGCACCGCGACCACGGTCGCCCGCCGGGCGACCGGCTGCTCGGCGCCGTCCCCGGCCCCCGCCCGGAAGGCGGGCGCGATCCAGCGCAGGTAGTAGAAGACGCTGGCCACCGTGTTCACGATCGCGACGACGGCCAGCCAGGCCATCCCGCCGTCGACGGCGGCGGTGAACAGGGTCAGCTTGCCGAGGAACACCGCGGTCGGCGGCGTCCCGATCAGCCCGAGCAGGCACACCACCAGTGCTCCGGCCGGCGCGGGGGCCCGCCTCGCGAGGCCCCGCATGTCGTCCAGGGTGCGGGCCCGGGGCAGGGCGGCGACCACGGCGAAGGCGCCGAGGTTCGTCACCGCGTAGCCGGCGAGGTAGAACAGCAGGCCCGGGAGCGCCTCCGGTGCGCGACCCGCCACCGCGACGGCCATGAGCAGGTAGCCGACCTGCGAGATCGTCGAGTACGCGAGCAGCCGCTGGACGGAGGTCTGGAAGAACGCGGCCAGGTTGCCCAGGCTCATCGACGCCGCGGCCAGCACCGCGAGCAGCACGGGCCAGGCGACGACGTCGGCGGGCACGGCCACGTCCAGGAGCCGGTAGGCGCCGACGAGGGCACCGACCTTCGGGATCGTGGTGACGACGGCGGCGACCGGCGCGGGGGTGCCGTCGGTGACGTCGGGGACCCAGAACTGGGCCGGCACCGCTCCCGCCTTGAAGGCCAGTCCGGCGAGCACGGCGACCAGCCCGACCGCCGCGAGCGCGGCCGGCGCGGTGGCCAGCCCCTCGCGCAGGGCCGGGTAGGCGGTCGCCCGGCCCGCCCCGTAGACCAGGGCGACACCGGTGACCATCGCGACCCCGGAGAACGCGCCGGACAGGTAGTACTTCATCGCCGCCTCGGTCGCGCGCGCGTCGCCGGCCCAGCCCACGACCGCGTAGAACGGCACGCCGGCCAGCAGGAACGCGGCGAAGAGCAGCAGCAGGTCGTTCGCTCCGGCCATGACGACCGCCCCGAGGCCACCGAGCTGGACGAGCACGGCGAACTCGGTCTCCCGGCGGTGCCCGGCGACCGCGTCCGCCGAGAGCCACAGCGCGAGCAGTACCGACACCAGAACGATCGCGCGAGCGGCCGTGGTCGCCGTGTCGACGGCATAGGCGCCGCCGAACACCGTCTCGCCCTGCCGGGCGGACGCCGTGGCGACCAGCCCGCCCACGGCGGTCGCCGTCGCGAGCCACCGGACCAGGCCCTGGCGCCTGCGCGGTGACCAGGACCCGAGCAGCAGGCCGGCGACCGCGCCGCCGAGCAGGAAGAGCTCCGGGAGCAGCGCCAGCGGGTTCTCGTTCATGCCGGTCATCGCGCCACCAGCTCCACGAGCCCCCGCGCGGCGGGCTCGATCACGTCGAGCAGGACGCGCGGCAGGACCCCGATCACCAGCGCGAGCGCGAGCAGCGGTGCGACCGCCAGCGCCTCGCTCGCCCGGACGTCCGGGAGAGGACGCGGCGCGCCGGGGGCGTCGGGCGTCCGCAGCGGACCGAGGAACAGCCGCTGCAGCGCCAGCAGGAACAGCGCCGCGGTGACGAGGATGCCGGTGACGGCCAGGGCGGTCGGGACCGGGGCCGCCCCGAGCGCCCCGGTGAAGACCTGGAACTCCGCGATGAACCCGGAGAACCCGGGCAGCCCGAGCGAGGCGAACGCGGCGACCGCGAACAGTGCGGCGAACCGCGGGGTGCGCGCGGCCAGGCCCGAGTACGCCCGCATGTCGTAGGTCCCGCCGCGCTCGTGCAGCACCCCGGCCAGCAGGAACAGCGCACCGGTGATCAGGCCGTGCGACACCATCTGCGTGACGGCGCCCGTCGTGGCGAGGGCGCGGGCCTGCACGTCGCCCCCGGCCACCAGACCGGCCGCGCCCACGCCGAGCACCACGTAGCCCATGTGGTTGATCGAGGTGTAGGCGATCATGCGTTTGACGTCGGTCTGGGCCAGGGCGACGAGCGCGCCGTACACCACGGAGACGACCCCGACGATCACGACCACCAGTGCGTACTGCCGCCAGCTCGCCGGCAGCAGCGGCATCGCGATCCGCACGAAACCGTAGGCGCCCATCTTCAGCAGGACCCCGGCGAGGATCGCCGAACCGGTCGCCGGCGCCTCGGTGTGCGCGGGCGGCAGCCAGGTGTGGAACGGCACCGTCGGGGTCTTCACCGCGAGGCCGACGCCGAGCGCCAGCAGGGTCAGCCCCGCGTACAGGCCTCCGCCCGCCAGCGGATTCGCGGCGGTCAGGGCCGGGATGTCGAAGGTGTGCGGTACGGCGGCGAGGAACAGCGCGATGATGCCGAGCAGCAGCGCGAGCGAGCCGAGGAACGTGTAGAGGAAGAACTTCAGCGCCGCGGCCCGGGCCCGTTCGCCGTGCCCCCACCCGGCGATCACGAAGTACATCAGCACGATCGACAGGTCGAAGAAGAGGAAGAACAGGATGAGGTCGAGCGCCGCGAACAGCCCCGTGCTCACCGTCTGCAGGGCCAGGAACAGCACCACGTAGGGCTTGACCCGGCGGGTCTCTCTCAGCGCGAACACGGCGCAGGCGAGGAACAGCACGGCGGTGAGCGCGAGCAGCGGCAGGGACAGCCCGTCGACGCCGAGGTGGTAGGAGATCCCCGCGCTCGGGATCCAGGGCAGCCGCTCCTCGAACCCGTAACCCTGCGGGGGCAGCCGCAGCCACACCGCGACGACCAGGGCGAGGTCGAGCATCCCGGCCGCGATCCACGCGCCCACGAACAGCCGCGCCGGGAGCCGGGCCGGCAGGCACAGCAGCACCGCGCCCACCAGGGCGGGCCAGAAGACGATCAAGGACAGCACAGGGCGGTCACCTCACCACGATCACGAACAGGGCCAGCGCGGCCAGGGCGGCGACGCCGATCGAGAGCTGGGCGAGGTACTGGTGCAGTTGGCCGGTCTGGGGTCGGCGCGCCCACCGGCCCAGGGTCCGGGCACCGGCCGCGACCGCACCGACGGCGCCGTCGACGGCGGGCTCGCCGCGCCGGTCCAGCAGTCCCGCGAGCCGGACGACGGCGCGCGCGGAGCCGTCGACGGCCCGGTCGAGCACGTCGGCGTCGAAGCGGGCGAGGGCCGACGCCAGGGCCACGGTGGGCCGGGCGACCAGCGTCCGGGCGAGACTCTCGAGGCCGAGCCAGCTCGCGAGGAGCCCGGATCCCCGACCGGCGCGGGCCGGCCCGGAAGGTTCCCGCCCGGCCCCCCGGCGCCGGGACAGCACCGCCCACGTCGCGGCCGCGGCGACGACGGCGAGCACCGCCGAGGCGGCGAGCTCGACGGCGCCGGGTCCCGGTCCGCCGAGCAGCGCACCGACCCCGGTCAGCGCCGCGGGTACGGCGAGCAGCACGAGGGGCGCGGCCATGAGCCCGGCGACCCGGCCCGCGGGCTCCTGCTCGTGCACCGGCTCGCCCGGCTCCGCGGGCTGCCACACGAACCACAACGCCTTCACGCTGTACACCGCCGCCACGACCGCGCCGGCCAGCCCCACGACGTACAACGCCGCCGAGCGCTCCAGCACCGCGGCGAGCACGGCGTCCTTCCCGACCCACAGCGACAGCGGCGGGATTCCCGCCAGCGACAGGGCGCCGGTCGTGAACGTCGCCCCGACCAGCGGGAACCGGCGGGCCGCGCCCCGCAGCCCGTCGAGCTGCCTGGTACCCAGGGCGACCAGCCACGCCCCGGCCGCGAGGAACAGCAGGCTCTTCGTGGCCGCGTGGGCGACGAGTTGCAGTGCACCCTGCGGGACCCCGCCGACGCCGGCAGCGAGCACCGTGTACCCGATCTGCGCGCAGGTCGACGCGGCCAG is a window of Pseudonocardia sp. T1-2H DNA encoding:
- a CDS encoding trimeric intracellular cation channel family protein, encoding MPSTPRIGRAAMNPHTSHTAMPHSSRSIDPLFAPVVARRRRLHAPVTAAAGESAGDRTGWAPPGAVHAPQTQPVVIGRPAVGASGSDSSSDPTVTGDPLDASRAATSRSADHPPGVVSARPRARGRHAELSVVGSGDRRTWHGAPRCVEGAVSEVFRDVDLTGVFANAVLGGVIARHERLDPIGFAALAIMSGLGGGAIRDTLLQHGTPIALTDARPACPAHAPPGRSAPAAARCSPPLTACGSPCTEVAYTYWGIGGTDPDTYRAAEAAGTLSRDLPVNHSARFAPVIQPTLDTGTEALVTAALAWLAPTPSPAAPVRHGT
- a CDS encoding acyltransferase family protein — its product is MEEGAPGRPFRPDIEGLRAVAVLAVVLFHAAVPRIAGGFVGVDVFFVLSGFLITGLLWREVGKTGRARPARFYAARARRLLPSAITVLVATAAVATAVLPPLQVRRVLGDAVANALYVGNYRLALQGTDYLAENQAPSPFQHYWSLGVEEQFYLLWPTLVVLAAVLGRRLARRSATPVVAPFAALALVTGASFAGSLAWTNTSPPWAYFSLPTRAWELGVGGLVALGVPLWHRAPPAVAGLSGWAGLALVVGSCVLLSGSTPFPGTAALAPVLGTALVIAAGCAGPAWGAGAVLGLPPLRAVGRVSYSWYLWHWPVLVLAPAVLGHPLGLPARLAAAAVSGVLAAGTLVLVENPVRFAAPLHRSPLRSLLVGGGLTAAGVCAALMALVLAPATVGHGAAIAAPKLGVPDGSTGPTAPAPDPREAQLQALTRQVQTAVAAAAGARAVPTNLTPPLAQASSDTALPFQNGCDQSYTTSAQPPCVFGDPAGTSTVALVGDSHSANWYPTVEPLAEQRHWRLDVLAKATCPFLLDLPTRSPYLGREFTECEQWRATVLSRLQAEHPSLVLLAMSRRYGADFDFTSYDASWQAALTRTVATLRAAGSTVLVLGPVPDPRTWAPTCLSDHLDSATACAPDRAAAVNAQGIAAEDAATRTGGGRFADLADLFCTADTCPLIVANDLVYRDDNHITVEYAAMLAPVMAAEIDSALPGG
- a CDS encoding FAD-dependent monooxygenase, translated to MQFYLNGYKTGDPFIEDPHPSVAERPGGLPADVDVLIIGCGPAGLVLAAQMANFPDIRTVVVDRKDGPLEVGQADGVACRSVEMFEAFGLADRLVEEAYRVNEVAFWRPDPDDPSKIKRTGRIQDVEEGLSEMPHVIVNQARMLDYLLDHMERSASRLEPFYGLHASDVQIDGSGSSEYPVTVTLQHMKDFEETGETSTVRAKYVVGSDGSRSGTRTAIGRELVGDPMNQSWGVMDAFAVTDFPDIRLKCAIHSANQGNILIIPREGGYMVRFYVALDNVRDKEMLDNRNVTPEKLATVANRILHPYTVEVEDVAWWAVYEIGQRLCDKFDDVPVAEMATRLPRVFIAGDACHTHSAKAGQGMNVSMADTWNLGWKLGAVLRGRPSRNCCTPIPRNARRSPSSSSISTASSPRCSAPTRPSPVTVTM